A region of Vicinamibacteria bacterium DNA encodes the following proteins:
- a CDS encoding DUF5916 domain-containing protein, whose product MTSPRQMGRLQVVPVFLVTLGLCGSALSWDEVDGPPPPAPPAVVARDAEGRVTVRATRIREPVIIDGELDDPVYHEVEAIAGFVQQEPHEGAPATEKTEVWMLFDSDNVYVSARCWDSHPERMVGNEMRRDHQSLSRNENFGVAFDTFHDRRNSFMFHVNLLGGLTDALAVDERNVNKDWNTIWNARTARFDNGWTVEMAIPFKSLRFRTGDQQIWGVNFRRIVQWKNEVSYLTPIPASYDLRGLVKVSSAANLVGLEPAVARNLEIKPYGITTVRTDRIAEPAIENDLGADAGFDVKYGLTRSLVADVTVNTDFAQVEDDELQVNLTRFDIQFPEKREFFLEGQGVFAFGNAGFGGGGGGGGGGPPSNTPVLFFSRRIGISDYGEVPIRAGARVTGKIGSYTLGALNIHTDGLDGTGIEPTGFSVFRLKRDVFRKSQVGMILTHRSQSVVSDGSNQAFGVDASFGLSDSLVVGGYYAATHTPELSGGEDRSYRGIFDYNSDLYGARVSHTLVGENFNPEIGFLRREDFRETVGKFRLSRRRPGGVEWIRKVSLEPGIEYVADTLGRLESRQAQMTFRMEIENGDEWSVDYEKNFEFLPEPFEIAPGVILPVDEYRFDNVRLAYRLGPQRKVSGRVSAELGGFYDGTRREIGYEGRIETSPRLGIEPNVSVNRVSLPEGDFTATLLGGRVTFNMSPRMSLSALVQYASLDSEVLTNVRFRWEYLPGSDFFVVYSDGRTTALDDPLYLQSRSFAVKLTRLVRF is encoded by the coding sequence CGTCTACCATGAGGTCGAGGCGATCGCCGGGTTCGTTCAGCAGGAGCCGCACGAGGGCGCGCCCGCGACCGAAAAGACGGAAGTCTGGATGCTCTTCGACTCCGACAACGTCTACGTCTCCGCCCGCTGCTGGGACAGCCATCCGGAGCGCATGGTGGGCAACGAGATGAGGCGCGATCATCAGTCGCTCTCGCGAAACGAGAATTTCGGGGTCGCCTTCGACACGTTTCACGATCGGCGGAATTCCTTCATGTTCCACGTCAACCTTCTCGGCGGGTTGACCGATGCGCTCGCCGTGGACGAGCGGAACGTGAACAAGGACTGGAACACCATCTGGAATGCTCGCACGGCACGCTTCGACAATGGCTGGACCGTCGAGATGGCCATCCCTTTCAAGTCCCTTCGATTCCGAACCGGCGACCAGCAGATCTGGGGTGTCAACTTTCGGCGGATCGTACAGTGGAAGAACGAAGTTTCGTACCTCACGCCGATTCCGGCGTCCTACGATCTGCGCGGCCTGGTCAAGGTCTCCTCGGCGGCGAATCTCGTGGGCCTCGAGCCCGCGGTGGCGCGCAATCTCGAGATCAAGCCATACGGCATCACCACCGTCCGCACCGACCGGATCGCCGAGCCGGCCATCGAGAACGACCTCGGGGCCGACGCGGGCTTCGACGTCAAGTACGGGCTCACGCGAAGCCTCGTGGCGGACGTGACGGTGAACACGGACTTCGCCCAGGTGGAGGACGACGAGCTCCAGGTCAATTTGACGCGTTTCGACATCCAGTTTCCGGAAAAGAGGGAGTTCTTCCTCGAGGGGCAGGGTGTCTTCGCCTTTGGCAACGCCGGCTTTGGTGGAGGCGGCGGCGGTGGAGGCGGTGGTCCTCCCAGCAACACGCCGGTGCTCTTCTTCAGTCGCCGCATCGGTATTTCCGACTACGGAGAAGTTCCGATCCGTGCCGGCGCCCGCGTGACCGGGAAGATAGGGAGCTACACCCTGGGCGCTCTCAACATCCATACCGATGGCCTAGACGGCACGGGTATCGAGCCGACGGGCTTTTCGGTGTTCCGCCTCAAGCGGGATGTTTTTCGCAAGAGTCAGGTGGGGATGATCCTCACCCACCGCTCCCAATCGGTCGTGTCGGACGGATCCAATCAGGCATTCGGCGTCGACGCGAGCTTCGGGCTTTCCGACAGCCTCGTGGTCGGCGGTTACTATGCGGCGACGCACACCCCCGAGCTCTCGGGAGGCGAAGACAGAAGCTATCGAGGCATCTTCGATTACAACTCGGATCTCTACGGGGCACGAGTCAGCCACACGCTGGTAGGTGAGAACTTCAACCCGGAGATTGGCTTCCTCCGGCGAGAGGATTTTCGCGAGACCGTCGGGAAATTCCGACTGAGCCGTCGAAGGCCGGGCGGGGTGGAGTGGATCCGCAAGGTCAGTCTCGAGCCTGGCATCGAGTACGTCGCCGACACCCTCGGCAGACTCGAGAGCCGCCAGGCGCAGATGACCTTTCGGATGGAGATCGAGAACGGGGACGAGTGGAGCGTCGACTACGAGAAGAATTTCGAGTTCCTTCCCGAGCCGTTCGAGATCGCTCCCGGTGTCATCCTTCCGGTCGACGAATATCGGTTCGATAACGTGAGGCTCGCCTATCGGCTGGGACCGCAGCGCAAAGTCTCGGGTCGGGTCTCGGCCGAGCTCGGGGGCTTCTACGATGGCACTCGGAGAGAAATCGGTTATGAAGGCCGGATCGAGACCTCGCCTCGTCTCGGCATCGAGCCGAACGTCTCGGTGAATCGGGTGAGTCTCCCCGAGGGAGATTTCACCGCCACGCTGCTCGGTGGCCGGGTTACGTTCAACATGTCGCCCAGAATGTCCCTGAGCGCGCTCGTTCAATACGCCTCTCTCGATAGCGAGGTGCTGACCAACGTGCGCTTTCGCTGGGAATATCTCCCCGGTAGCGACTTCTTCGTGGTCTATAGCGACGGCCGAACCACGGCGCTCGACGATCCGCTCTATCTTCAGAGTCGCAGCTTCGCGGTGAAGCTGACCCGCCTCGTCCGTTTCTGA
- a CDS encoding HlyD family efflux transporter periplasmic adaptor subunit: MRSLSQDGFRSTLVALVVVVVLMAVWGAWFFFAEVSIYAATDQARLEVDQEVHPIHASTGGRVISSNMVLGRKVTEGELLVELDSESVRHQMDEAQAEMAALREQSIKLEDEMRAQEQALEEAVRGESSALDEASSLSDEAEAAARLAEEEAARLARMQDEGLLPEAERRRAAAEAEQRRSAAEAQQRAVKRLEMDRRFAQSEKRALLAELERRAAELRGRVSSLEAQTARLAHDLEQHRIRAPVAGRLGEVIPFRIGAVIPVGERLGSVVPPGEVKVVAEYRPPEALGRVKPGQPGRLRLEGFPWVQYGTVSATVARVAEETGNGRIRVELDVHGGPDVPIPLEHGLPGTLEVEVEKITPAALVLRAAGRAWSRPADSTAIPPGVEMPSYPEP; encoded by the coding sequence ATGCGTTCGCTCTCGCAGGACGGGTTTCGATCGACCCTGGTCGCCCTCGTGGTTGTAGTCGTCTTGATGGCGGTCTGGGGCGCCTGGTTCTTCTTTGCCGAGGTCTCCATCTATGCCGCGACCGACCAGGCGCGCTTGGAGGTCGACCAGGAGGTCCATCCGATCCATGCGTCGACCGGGGGCCGGGTGATCAGCAGCAACATGGTTCTCGGACGCAAGGTCACAGAGGGCGAGCTACTCGTGGAGCTCGATTCGGAGTCGGTTCGTCATCAGATGGACGAGGCGCAAGCGGAGATGGCGGCGCTCCGGGAACAGAGCATCAAGCTGGAAGATGAGATGCGCGCACAAGAGCAGGCGCTCGAGGAGGCCGTTCGAGGCGAGAGCTCGGCGCTCGACGAGGCCAGCTCGCTCAGCGACGAGGCCGAAGCGGCGGCTCGACTGGCGGAAGAAGAGGCGGCCCGGCTCGCTCGCATGCAAGACGAGGGTTTGCTTCCCGAGGCCGAACGCCGGCGCGCCGCTGCCGAAGCCGAGCAGCGACGCTCGGCGGCGGAGGCGCAGCAGCGAGCCGTGAAGCGGCTGGAGATGGATCGTCGATTCGCGCAAAGCGAAAAACGCGCACTCCTCGCCGAGCTCGAGCGACGCGCGGCCGAGCTTCGTGGCCGGGTGTCCAGCCTCGAGGCGCAGACGGCTCGCCTCGCGCACGATCTCGAGCAGCACCGCATCCGCGCGCCCGTCGCCGGCCGCCTGGGCGAAGTGATCCCATTTCGAATCGGCGCGGTCATCCCCGTCGGCGAGCGTCTCGGGTCGGTCGTTCCGCCGGGAGAGGTCAAGGTGGTCGCCGAATATCGCCCGCCGGAAGCGCTCGGCCGGGTGAAGCCCGGTCAGCCGGGGCGGCTTCGGCTCGAAGGATTCCCCTGGGTGCAGTACGGCACCGTCAGCGCGACGGTGGCGCGAGTGGCCGAGGAGACCGGCAACGGACGAATTCGGGTCGAGCTCGACGTTCACGGGGGACCCGATGTTCCGATTCCGTTAGAGCACGGACTTCCGGGCACGCTCGAAGTCGAGGTGGAGAAGATCACTCCGGCGGCTCTCGTGTTGCGTGCGGCGGGGCGCGCCTGGTCCCGGCCCGCGGACTCGACCGCGATTCCGCCCGGAGTGGAAATGCCGTCCTATCCCGAGCCGTGA